One genomic region from Pseudoduganella dura encodes:
- a CDS encoding lytic transglycosylase domain-containing protein, producing MDNRFTGLALATRSLVSGPVARFGAQRISVRSIFTTAQHAFTLFGVSAIVIIAVLWARPDLARTLTQSLAHPAPPMPAPVAATVAAPPLHELMEAPAVTAAADVDKPLSAAEEKALVGTRKQQQWVTTWLSKRYRVANDAANMLVSTAYVTAREIKIDPLLILAVMAIESGLNPFAESPVGAQGLMQVMSKVHHDKFQDLGGVQAALNPVANIRVGSLILKDYVTRGGSVEAGLKTYVGAAAFETDDGYGSKVLAEYKRLKQVSAGKKVPTFTRPSAPTPATVTASAEPKAAEPATPKTEAEQLAGL from the coding sequence ATGGATAATCGTTTCACTGGGTTGGCCCTGGCCACCCGTTCGCTGGTCTCCGGACCGGTCGCGCGCTTCGGCGCGCAGCGCATCTCCGTGCGCAGCATTTTCACCACCGCGCAACACGCCTTCACACTGTTCGGCGTGTCCGCCATCGTCATCATCGCCGTGCTGTGGGCCCGTCCGGACCTGGCACGCACGCTGACGCAATCGCTGGCCCATCCAGCGCCCCCCATGCCCGCTCCCGTGGCAGCCACCGTCGCGGCACCGCCGCTGCACGAGCTGATGGAAGCGCCGGCGGTCACCGCCGCCGCCGATGTCGACAAACCGCTCAGCGCCGCCGAGGAAAAGGCGCTGGTGGGTACCCGCAAGCAGCAGCAATGGGTCACCACCTGGCTGTCGAAACGTTACCGCGTGGCCAACGACGCGGCCAACATGCTCGTCTCCACCGCCTACGTGACGGCGCGCGAAATCAAGATCGACCCGCTGCTGATCCTGGCCGTGATGGCGATCGAATCGGGCCTGAACCCGTTCGCCGAAAGCCCGGTGGGCGCGCAAGGCCTGATGCAGGTGATGTCCAAGGTCCACCACGACAAGTTCCAGGACCTGGGCGGCGTGCAGGCCGCACTGAACCCGGTCGCCAATATCCGTGTCGGCTCGCTGATCCTGAAGGATTACGTGACGCGCGGCGGCTCGGTGGAAGCGGGGCTGAAGACCTACGTCGGCGCCGCCGCCTTCGAAACGGACGACGGCTACGGCTCGAAGGTCCTGGCCGAATACAAGCGCCTGAAGCAGGTCTCGGCCGGCAAGAAAGTGCCGACCTTCACCCGCCCTTCCGCGCCCACCCCGGCCACCGTCACGGCAAGTGCGGAACCGAAGGCCGCGGAACCGGCCACGCCGAAGACCGAAGCGGAGCAACTGGCCGGCCTGTGA
- the dnaX gene encoding DNA polymerase III subunit gamma/tau, with amino-acid sequence MSYQVLARKYRPRNFETLVGQEHVVRALTHALGSGRLHHAYLFTGTRGVGKTTLSRILAKSLNCIGPDGNGGITATPCGVCEACVAIDGGRFVDYIEMDAASNRGVDEMAQLLEQAVYAPSNARFKVYMIDEVHMLTNHAFNAMLKTLEEPPEHVKFILATTDPQKIPVTVLSRCLQFNLKQMPPGHIVGHLENILGQEGVTFEQPALRLLAQGAHGSMRDALSLTDQAIAYAAGAVTLDAVQGMLGALDQSYLVRLLDALANRDGADLMAVADEMASRSLSYNGALQDLGTLLHRIALAQTVPAAVPQDLPEYADIIRLAAGFDAEEVQLYYQIAVHGRNELGLAPDEYAGFSMTLLRMLAFRPGVGGAEAGPSGAPAATLTGARPAAGGSPVRAAASAVPAAAPVAPRAASAAAVSHASASAPHPAVVAGSAQRAATPAPAPTPAPARPAPAAAAPVRPAGPVSTARAAINAALEASRAATAARTGARPPMKIGTPEAEPASSPVSPPLPHTAAQARPAPWEDAQAQGEAAVLEAPPAVQPQARQAPPRQQDDDLPPWVTEFSDDSAMASPSASAPPAPYRDNARAEAPASQYRADARAQAPTVGAQPAPAVAPQPAPAAARQPVPAQAPYAYVITPVPALAWDGNWPLLAAHLPLRGVAQQLAAQSELIDCTIDGNAAVFRLRCPIDTWRTPPNVEKLTAALAERFDRVVRVETELGPVWYTTSAEQQVHREACQRQAEDTVNGDPFVQALVREFGAFVVPGSIVAPVTPAH; translated from the coding sequence ATGTCCTATCAAGTCCTCGCTCGCAAGTATCGTCCCCGCAACTTTGAAACGCTCGTCGGCCAGGAGCACGTCGTGCGCGCGCTGACGCATGCGCTGGGGTCGGGGCGGCTGCATCACGCCTACCTGTTTACCGGCACGCGCGGGGTCGGCAAGACCACGCTGTCGCGCATCCTGGCGAAATCGCTCAACTGCATCGGGCCGGACGGCAACGGCGGCATCACCGCCACGCCGTGCGGCGTCTGCGAGGCGTGCGTGGCGATCGACGGCGGCCGCTTCGTCGACTATATAGAGATGGATGCCGCGTCGAACCGCGGCGTGGACGAAATGGCGCAGCTGCTCGAGCAGGCTGTCTACGCGCCGAGCAACGCGCGCTTCAAGGTCTACATGATCGACGAGGTGCACATGCTGACGAACCACGCTTTCAACGCGATGCTGAAAACGCTGGAAGAGCCGCCCGAGCACGTGAAGTTCATCCTGGCGACGACCGATCCGCAAAAGATACCCGTCACGGTGCTGTCGCGCTGCCTGCAGTTCAACCTGAAGCAGATGCCGCCGGGGCACATCGTCGGCCACCTGGAAAACATCCTCGGCCAGGAAGGCGTGACCTTCGAGCAGCCCGCGTTGCGCCTGCTGGCGCAGGGCGCCCACGGCTCGATGCGCGATGCGCTGTCGCTGACCGACCAGGCGATCGCCTACGCGGCCGGCGCCGTCACGCTCGATGCGGTGCAGGGCATGCTGGGCGCGCTGGACCAGTCCTACCTGGTGCGCCTGCTCGATGCGCTGGCGAACCGCGATGGCGCCGACCTGATGGCCGTGGCCGACGAGATGGCCAGCCGCAGCCTGTCGTACAACGGCGCGCTGCAGGACCTGGGCACTCTGCTGCACCGGATCGCGCTGGCGCAGACGGTGCCGGCGGCCGTGCCGCAAGACCTGCCCGAATACGCGGACATCATCCGCCTGGCCGCCGGATTCGACGCGGAAGAAGTGCAGCTGTATTACCAGATCGCGGTGCACGGGCGTAACGAACTGGGCCTCGCACCGGACGAATATGCCGGCTTCTCGATGACGCTGCTGCGGATGCTGGCCTTTCGCCCCGGCGTCGGTGGTGCCGAGGCCGGCCCGTCCGGCGCGCCCGCCGCCACGTTGACCGGGGCCCGCCCGGCCGCGGGCGGTTCGCCGGTCCGCGCCGCTGCATCAGCAGTACCGGCAGCGGCACCGGTCGCGCCGCGCGCCGCCAGCGCCGCCGCCGTCAGCCATGCCTCCGCCAGCGCGCCGCATCCGGCCGTGGTGGCCGGCTCCGCGCAGCGTGCCGCCACACCGGCACCGGCACCCACCCCGGCCCCGGCCCGGCCGGCACCCGCGGCCGCCGCGCCGGTGCGCCCGGCCGGCCCCGTAAGCACGGCGCGCGCGGCGATCAATGCCGCGCTCGAGGCGTCCCGCGCGGCCACCGCGGCACGCACCGGGGCCCGACCGCCGATGAAGATCGGCACGCCGGAAGCCGAACCGGCGTCGTCGCCGGTGTCGCCGCCTTTGCCGCACACTGCCGCGCAGGCCAGGCCCGCGCCATGGGAAGACGCGCAGGCGCAAGGCGAAGCCGCCGTGCTCGAAGCGCCGCCGGCGGTGCAGCCGCAGGCGCGCCAGGCGCCGCCGCGGCAGCAGGACGACGACCTGCCGCCGTGGGTGACGGAATTCTCGGACGACAGCGCCATGGCGTCTCCATCCGCGAGCGCGCCGCCGGCACCGTATCGCGACAATGCGCGCGCCGAAGCACCGGCTTCGCAGTATCGTGCCGATGCGCGCGCCCAGGCGCCCACGGTTGGCGCCCAGCCTGCACCGGCCGTTGCCCCCCAGCCCGCGCCGGCGGCTGCCCGCCAGCCAGTGCCGGCACAGGCACCGTATGCCTACGTGATCACACCCGTTCCCGCACTGGCGTGGGACGGCAACTGGCCGCTGCTGGCCGCGCACCTGCCGCTGCGCGGCGTGGCGCAGCAGCTGGCCGCCCAGTCCGAACTGATCGACTGCACGATCGACGGCAACGCCGCCGTGTTCCGCCTGCGCTGCCCGATCGACACATGGCGCACGCCGCCGAACGTGGAAAAACTGACGGCCGCGCTGGCCGAGCGTTTCGATCGCGTGGTGCGCGTCGAAACGGAGCTCGGTCCGGTGTGGTACACCACGTCCGCCGAGCAGCAGGTGCACCGCGAAGCGTGCCAGCGCCAGGCCGAGGACACGGTCAACGGCGATCCGTTCGTGCAGGCGCTGGTGCGCGAATTCGGCGCCTTCGTCGTGCCCGGCTCGATCGTGGCACCCGTCACGCCGGCTCACTGA
- the ubiD gene encoding 4-hydroxy-3-polyprenylbenzoate decarboxylase produces MKYSDLRDFIAQLQKIGELKTISLPVSPHLEMTEVCDRTLRAGGPALLFQNPTNFAIPVLGNLFGTTRRVALGMGAENMSELRRIGHVLARLKEPEPPKGFKDIMDMGSLVKAVWDMAPKELRGAPCQEIVWEGNDVDLGRLPIQHCWPGDVAPLITWGLVITKGPNKKRQNLGIYRQQVLGRNKVIMRWLAHRGGALDFREHCIRNPGQPYPVAVALGADPATILGAVTPVPDTLSEYQFAGLLRGSRTELVKAIGSELRVPASAEIVLEGHIYPDENHPSGYEHALEGPYGDHTGYYNEQDSFPVFTIDRITMRRDPIYHSTYTGKPPDEPAVLGLALNEVFVPLLQKQFTEITDFYLPPEGCSYRMAVVQIRKQYAGHAKRVMFGVWSFLRQFMYTKFIVVVDEDVDIRDWKEVIWAITTRVDPTRDTTLVDHTPIDYLDFASPISGLGSKMGIDATNKWPGETTREWGTTIAMTPEVKRKVDDIWQQLGL; encoded by the coding sequence ATGAAATATTCAGATCTGCGAGATTTTATTGCCCAGTTGCAAAAAATTGGCGAACTTAAGACAATTTCGTTGCCAGTTTCACCACATTTGGAGATGACGGAAGTCTGCGACCGCACCTTGCGGGCCGGCGGGCCGGCTCTGCTGTTTCAAAATCCGACAAATTTCGCTATCCCGGTGCTGGGTAACCTGTTCGGTACCACGCGCCGCGTGGCGCTCGGCATGGGCGCCGAAAACATGAGCGAGCTGCGCCGCATCGGCCACGTGCTGGCGCGGCTGAAGGAGCCGGAACCGCCGAAGGGTTTCAAGGACATCATGGACATGGGCTCGCTGGTGAAAGCCGTGTGGGACATGGCGCCGAAGGAGCTGCGCGGCGCGCCGTGCCAGGAGATCGTCTGGGAAGGCAACGACGTCGACCTGGGCCGGCTGCCGATCCAGCACTGCTGGCCCGGCGACGTGGCGCCGCTGATCACGTGGGGCCTCGTCATCACCAAGGGGCCGAACAAGAAGCGCCAGAACCTGGGCATCTACCGGCAGCAGGTGCTGGGCCGGAACAAGGTCATCATGCGCTGGCTGGCGCACCGGGGCGGGGCGCTCGACTTCCGCGAGCATTGCATCCGCAATCCCGGCCAGCCTTACCCCGTGGCCGTGGCGCTGGGCGCCGATCCGGCCACGATTCTCGGCGCGGTGACGCCGGTACCGGATACCCTGTCCGAATACCAGTTCGCCGGCCTGCTGCGCGGCAGCCGCACGGAACTGGTCAAGGCGATCGGCAGCGAACTGCGCGTGCCGGCATCGGCCGAGATCGTACTGGAAGGGCACATCTATCCGGACGAAAACCATCCGTCCGGCTATGAACACGCGCTCGAGGGCCCGTATGGCGACCACACCGGTTACTACAACGAGCAGGATTCGTTTCCCGTGTTTACGATCGACCGCATCACGATGCGCCGCGACCCGATCTATCACTCCACGTATACAGGCAAGCCGCCCGACGAGCCGGCGGTGCTGGGCCTGGCGCTGAACGAGGTATTCGTGCCGCTGCTGCAAAAGCAGTTTACCGAGATTACCGATTTCTACCTGCCGCCGGAAGGCTGCAGCTACCGGATGGCGGTTGTGCAGATCCGCAAGCAGTACGCGGGGCATGCGAAACGGGTGATGTTCGGCGTGTGGAGCTTCCTGCGCCAGTTCATGTACACGAAGTTCATCGTCGTCGTCGACGAGGATGTCGACATCCGCGACTGGAAAGAAGTGATCTGGGCGATCACCACGCGCGTCGACCCGACCCGCGACACCACGCTGGTCGACCACACGCCGATCGACTACCTCGACTTCGCTTCCCCGATCAGCGGCCTGGGCAGCAAGATGGGCATCGACGCCACCAACAAATGGCCCGGCGAAACCACCCGCGAGTGGGGCACGACGATCGCCATGACACCCGAGGTGAAACGCAAGGTGGACGATATCTGGCAGCAGCTGGGCCTGTAG
- the ribH gene encoding 6,7-dimethyl-8-ribityllumazine synthase translates to MTVGTYETNLNGEGLRIGIVQARFNEDVCHGLLSACLAELKHLGVADEDVLHVTVPGALEIPLVLQKMAESGQFDALVALGAVIRGETYHFELVSNESGAGITRIGLDFSIPIANAVLTTENDEQAEVRMAGKGADAARVAVEMANLAIALEELQTDGAEDE, encoded by the coding sequence ATGACCGTAGGAACCTACGAAACCAATCTGAACGGCGAAGGCTTGCGCATCGGCATCGTCCAGGCCCGGTTCAACGAAGATGTGTGCCACGGCCTGCTGTCGGCATGCCTGGCCGAGCTGAAACACCTGGGCGTGGCGGACGAGGACGTGCTGCACGTGACCGTGCCGGGCGCGCTGGAAATCCCGCTGGTGCTGCAGAAAATGGCCGAGTCCGGCCAGTTCGACGCGCTGGTGGCACTGGGCGCCGTGATCCGCGGCGAAACGTACCACTTCGAGCTGGTGTCGAACGAATCCGGCGCCGGCATCACCCGCATCGGCCTCGATTTCAGCATCCCCATCGCCAATGCCGTGCTGACCACCGAGAACGACGAGCAGGCCGAAGTGCGCATGGCGGGCAAGGGCGCCGATGCGGCCCGCGTGGCGGTCGAGATGGCGAACCTGGCGATCGCGCTGGAAGAGCTGCAGACCGACGGCGCCGAAGACGAATAA
- the nusB gene encoding transcription antitermination factor NusB, whose translation MNDKAAHANPSKSRTPRHRAREFALQGLYQWLLNNEPAKTVVNNIRGAHGFEKADGDFFAALLYGTIEQSVGLREGFAPLVDRGINELSPIEHAVLLLGAYELKNNPEIPYRVVINEAVELAKSFGGIDGHKYVNGVLDKLAPRLRADEVAADKKR comes from the coding sequence ATGAATGATAAAGCTGCGCACGCCAACCCCAGCAAGAGCCGCACGCCGCGCCACCGCGCGCGCGAGTTCGCGCTGCAAGGCCTGTACCAATGGCTGCTGAACAATGAGCCGGCGAAGACGGTCGTCAACAACATCCGCGGCGCCCACGGTTTCGAGAAGGCCGACGGCGATTTCTTCGCGGCGCTGCTGTATGGCACGATCGAGCAATCGGTGGGGCTGCGCGAAGGGTTCGCACCGCTGGTCGACCGCGGCATCAACGAACTGTCGCCGATCGAACACGCCGTGCTGCTGCTCGGTGCCTATGAGCTGAAGAACAACCCGGAAATCCCGTACCGGGTCGTCATCAACGAGGCGGTCGAGCTGGCCAAGTCGTTCGGCGGCATCGACGGCCACAAGTATGTCAACGGCGTGCTCGACAAGCTTGCCCCGCGCCTGCGCGCGGATGAAGTGGCGGCCGACAAGAAGCGCTGA